A region of the Candidatus Methylomirabilota bacterium genome:
GGGGACAGCCGTCTGAACCTGGCGCTTCCCGTGCCCTGAGCGCCGCCTTGACAAGCTCTGGTCAGACCGCGTAAGGTCTGCGCCGTGGTTGGACCAGCCGGCCACCCGGGATCGAACCCGCGGTCGTCTTGCGACGCGTGGTCATAGGACTCGAGACGGCCAGACATCGCCGGCGGCGCCCGTCCGCCGGGAACATCGCACACCGGCAACCCGTTGACCTTAGCAGGTCACATGAGCCTCATGTCCGCTCGCCTCGGGAGAGTGCCACACCGCCGACAGGGAAAGGAGCGAGAGTATGAGTGACACGGTCAAGCAGGTGGGCGAGAGCATGCCGTCGCCAGGGGCACGGCGCAGCTTCCTCAAGAAGGCCGCGGTAGCCGCCGGGGCCGCCGGCGCCGCTACGGTCGGCTTCCCGATGGTGTCCCGGGCCCAGACCACGGTACTGAAGATGCAGGGATCCTGGGGCGCCAAGGACGTGTTCAACGAGTTCGCCGAGGACTACGTCAAGCGCGTGAACGAGATGGCGGGCGGCCGCCTCAAGATCGACTATCTCGTCGGCGGCGCGGTGGTCCATCCCTTCCAGGTGCTGGACGGCGTGCACGGCGGCCAGATCGACGCCGCGCACACCGTCACCGTGTACTGGTACGGCAAGCACAAGGCCGCCTCGCTCTTCGGCACCGGCCCCGTGTTCGGCTTCAACGCCAACGAGGGGCTCGGCTGGATTCACAATGGTGGCGGCCGTGAGCTTTTCCATGAGCTGCAGACCAAGATCATGAAGGTCAACGTGATCAGCTTCTTCGTCATGCCGATGCCGACGCAGCCGCTCGGCTGGTTCAAGCGGCCGGTCAAGAGCGCGGCCGACCTCAAGGGCCTGAAGTACCGCACGGTCGGCCTGGCCGCCGACCTCTTCCAGGCCATGGGCGTGAGGGTGTCCCAGCTTCCGGGGGGCGAGATCGTGCCCGCCATGGAGCGCGGGGTCATCGACGCCTTCGAGTTCAACAATCCGACCTCCGACCGCCGCTTCGGAGCCCAGGACGTGGCCAAGAACTACATGATGGGCAGTCACCATCAGGCCACCGAGTACTTCGAGATCATGTTCAACCGGACCAAGTTCAACGCGCTGCCCAAGGAGCACCAGGCCATCCTCCAGTATGGCGCCGAGGCGGCCTCCTCGGCCAACGAGTGGAAGGGGATGGACTACTACTCGAAGGACCTCCAGGACCTGATCAGCAAGGACAAGGTCAACGTCATCCGGACGCCCAAGGACGTGTTCGACGCGCAGATCAAGGCCTGGGACGGTCTGATCGAGGTGCTGAGCAAGGATCCCTTCATGAAGAAGGTCATGGATTCCCAGAAGGCCTGGGTGAAGCGCGTGGTGTACTACGGTATGTTCAACTCCACTGACTACCGCGGCGCCTACGAGCATCACTTCGGCAAGGTGAAGCTGTAACGGGGCAAGCAGCCGGCGGCTCGGTGCGGGCGAAGCCGGGGCGAGGTCGGGATGGTTTGGAGGGGGCCGGTCGCGGCCCCCTCCGAGTGCGGGGGGGTTGGATGGAGCGACGGCGTCCGCGGCGTGAACGGACATGAGTCGCTTTCTCCTCTTCATCGATTCCCTCAGCACCTGGGTCGGCAAGGCCTTCGCTTGGCTGATCCTTGTCCTCACCTTCGGGGTCAGCTACGAGGTGTTCATGCGCTACGCCCTGAACGCGCCGACCACCTGGGCCTTCGACATCAGCTACATCACCTACGGCGCCCTGTTCCTGATGGCCGGCGCCTACACGCTGTCCCGTAACGGCCACGTGCGCGGCGACGTGATGTACCGGTTCTGGCGGCCGCGGCTGCAGGCCGCCATGGACCTGGCGCTCTACATCGTCTTCTACCTGCCCGGTGTCCTGGCCTTCATCTACTCGGGCTGGAGCTACGCGGCGATGTCCATCCGATTCCGGGAGGTAAGCATCTTCAGCCCGGCCGGGGTGCCGGTGTTCCCGCTCAAGACCTTGATCCCCGTGACCGGCGTGCTCCTGCTCGCGCAGGGGGTCGCCGAGATCATCCGGTGCATCCTGTGCCTCCGTTCGGGCCAGTGGCCGCAGCGCCTGCACGACGTCGAGGAGACCGAGGCGGTCCTGATGCGGGAGCGCCAGCGCCAGGCCCGTGAGGGCGCGCCGCCGACATCCGCCCACGAGGCGACGGGCGTATGACCGATCCCCAGGTCGGCATGCTGATGCTGGGCCTGTTCATCTTCATCATCATGCTTGGCTTCCCCATCGCCTTCACCCTCATCGCCATGGGCGTGGGCTTCGGGTTCTACGCCTACTACACGCCGGGCCAGGACTTCTTCGAGAACCGCATCTTTACCCTGCTCGTCCAGAAGGCCTTCGAGGTCACCTCCAACGACGTGCTGACCGCCGTGCCCCTGTTCCTGTTCATGGGCTACGTCGTGGAGCGCGCCAACATCCTCGACCGCC
Encoded here:
- a CDS encoding TRAP transporter substrate-binding protein — encoded protein: MSDTVKQVGESMPSPGARRSFLKKAAVAAGAAGAATVGFPMVSRAQTTVLKMQGSWGAKDVFNEFAEDYVKRVNEMAGGRLKIDYLVGGAVVHPFQVLDGVHGGQIDAAHTVTVYWYGKHKAASLFGTGPVFGFNANEGLGWIHNGGGRELFHELQTKIMKVNVISFFVMPMPTQPLGWFKRPVKSAADLKGLKYRTVGLAADLFQAMGVRVSQLPGGEIVPAMERGVIDAFEFNNPTSDRRFGAQDVAKNYMMGSHHQATEYFEIMFNRTKFNALPKEHQAILQYGAEAASSANEWKGMDYYSKDLQDLISKDKVNVIRTPKDVFDAQIKAWDGLIEVLSKDPFMKKVMDSQKAWVKRVVYYGMFNSTDYRGAYEHHFGKVKL
- a CDS encoding TRAP transporter small permease subunit, whose translation is MSRFLLFIDSLSTWVGKAFAWLILVLTFGVSYEVFMRYALNAPTTWAFDISYITYGALFLMAGAYTLSRNGHVRGDVMYRFWRPRLQAAMDLALYIVFYLPGVLAFIYSGWSYAAMSIRFREVSIFSPAGVPVFPLKTLIPVTGVLLLAQGVAEIIRCILCLRSGQWPQRLHDVEETEAVLMRERQRQAREGAPPTSAHEATGV